The following is a genomic window from Sulfurihydrogenibium sp..
GGCTTTCTGCTTCCTTTTCGGGGTTGCTTTTTCCGTTTTACGTGGGTCTTTAGCCATGTTTTACCTGCCAAAAATTTTCATCAAAGTTAAATAATAATTTGTCATTTTATCAATAAAGTTAAGACCTACGCTTATTATTAATGAACTTGCAAATATAAGTATGACAAATCCAATAAAAATCTGTGCTGGAAGTCCAACCATAAAAACGTTCATTTGAGGGATCAATCTATTTATCAATGCCAAAACCATATTAAATACAAGTAAGACTAAAATAAACGGGAATGCCATCTGAAAAGACAGTAAAAAAATATCTGAACTTTTTTTGATGATAAATTCAAACACTCCGTTATTTATATTAAAAGAAGAAAGAGGAATCACTTCAAAGCTTTTAAACAAAGCTCCTATAAAAATTTGATAAGCACCGGATATAAAAAACAAGAGATAAAATAAAAAAAGAAAATATCCGGATAACACAGAAGTTTGACCAAAAGCCGGGTTAAACATATTTAAAACTGTTAGCCCCATGAGATAACTAATTATTTCTGCAGCGTAAGAAAAAGCTCCAATAAATATATTAACTATTATTCCTAAGGAAAAACCAATAAAAACTTCTTTTAGAATTAGTGTAAGGAATATTAACAAATCGTATTCTTTTATTTCTAACTTTATATTGAAATTTAGCATTGTAAAGTAAGCAAAAGAAACGACTAATAAAACTTTAACGTTGTGAGGAATTATTGGAGATGAAATAAGCGGAAAAGCCATAAAAAACGCAATTATTCTTGAAAATATTAATGCAACTGTTATAGCTTGGTCGGGTGTTATTAGTACCATTTTTCACTCATTGCACAATCTTTAAGATCATCATCAATACTTCTTTTGTATAATCAACTAATTTTGTTGTCATCCATGAGCCAAAAATGATTAAACCTATCACCGCAGCGATGATTTTTGGGACGAATGTTATAGTCATTTCGTTTATCTGTGTTGCAGCTTGAAATATACTAATCAAAAGTCCAACAATAAAGGTTATTAGAATTACCGGACCGGCAACTAAAACAGTAATTTTAAACATGTCAGATGTTAAATTAACTGCCATATCTATCGTCATGATTGCACCTCTCACTACTTATAACTGCTAACAAGAGCTTTGACTAAAAGTTCAAAGCCATCTGCAAGGACAAACAGCATAAGCTTAAAAGGTAATGATATAAACATCGGCGGTATCATCATCATACCCATGGACATCAAGATGCTTGCAACTATAAAATCTATAACAAGAAATGGTAAGTATATTATAAAAACAATTTCAAAGGCAGTTTTAATTTCACTTATCATGAAAGCCGGAATTAAGGTTGAAATGCTAATATCCTTTGGAGATAATGGTTTTTCATTGGCTAAATCTAAAAATAGTTTTAAATCTTCTTTTCTTGTGTTTTTTAGCATAAACTCTTTTAAAGGCTCTTTTGCGTTTTCTATTGCTTGTATATCAGATATCTGCCTCTTTAAATATGGAGAAATGCTAACTTCATTTATTTTTTCAAAAGTTGGCTTCATTACAAAAATGGTTAAAAAAAGTGCAAGACCTACTATTACCTGGTTTGGTGGTGCCGTTGGAATACCAAGAGCATGTCTTAGTAATGATAATACTATAACAATTCTTACAAAAGCAGTCATGCTTATCAATAGCGCCGGTGCTATGCTTATGATTGTAATTAGTAATAAAATTTTTAGGGTTGTATCTAAACGGTTAAATCCGGCTAAGGTCTCTGAAAATGTATCAGCATAAGAAAAAGAAAAGTTTAAAAGCGTTAAAACAATGATTATAGATATTATGAGATATAAATTGTGTGAGAAATTTAAAATATCATGAGATTTTTTTCTGGCTTCAGAAGGAGGTATTATTTTGTTTGTTATATCGAGATTATTAAGTTGAAAGATCACATATTTTAATGTTTTTTTTGAATAAAAAAAGAGTAGATTCTTTGTTATGTTCAGAATGATGTTGTAATGCCGAGGAAGGAGAATTTTGCCCGGCTTTAGAAACGCACATCTTTCGCCTTTAACTTTCCTGTCTGTCATGTCATATAGAGGACGATGCCCTAAGGATTTCTGTTTTGGTTCTATAAAAATTCCCAATTTTTCACCTGATATATCACAAGATTTTTATTTTTTAATCTATTCTTTATGCTCAAGATTTTGAGCAATTTCTTTTTCGCTAATTTTTTCTATTTTACCATTTTGAAATGCAAGTAGAAATATTTTATTATTAAACTCGATTGTAACTAAGCCTATGTCCTTGGAAATAAATTTAACATCTCTGATTTTTATATCTTCTTGACCGGATTTGCTAAATGGTATTGAATATTTTTTAAGAAAAAATAAAAGCCCATATAGTGTTCCAATTACTATTAATAAAGATAGAATTAACTTAAAAATTATTGAAAAATCTATCATTTCATTAAATCTACTAATCTTACCCCGTACTTTCCGTTTACATTAACAAGTTCGCCAAACCCTGCTTTTTCATTTAAGAAATATATATTTACAAAATCTTCGATGTTCTTTTCAAAGTCTATAATATCACCTTCTTTTAAGTTAAGCAAAAATTCAAAATCCTTTTTTAATCTTGCTAATTCTATTACGATAGGTATTTTTATATATTTTATTAAGCTAATTTTTTTATATATTATCTCCTCTACCTCCATATCCTCACGCATAATATATCCTCCAACTTAGCTTGTTTGTATTATAAATTCTGTAAAGTAGACATTTTTAACTCCACCAAGGGGTAAAATAGCATTTGTTCTTTTAATTATCTCTTCTTTAAGTTTTTCGATTCCTTCCGGTGATTTTAGTTCTTCGCTTGTTTTTGTGAATAATAGCGTATTAATTGCATCTTTTATCTGGGGCATCCTTTTTGTAGCCTCTTCCTTTACTTTCTCGTTCTGAACTTCCATAATTATAGTAACTTTTATATATCTATCCGCATCTTTATCAGCCAAGTTCGCTACAAAAGTTCCAACTTCTAACTCTACTCCTTGCTCTTCAGCTTTTTTTATTTCATTTGCAATTTTCTCCGGTGGCTTTTCTTTCTCTTCTTTAGCAAAGAAAGTGTTATATGCAAAAAAACCTCCACCACCCAATACTAATAATAAAATAGGGATTAATATTATGATTAACTTTTTCTTCCCGCCACCTTTTTCTTCCTGTTGCTCTTGATTTTCTTTTTCCTCAGCCATCACCTACCTCTCTTGTGATATATAAAGTTTCATGATTTTATCTCTTGATATTCATTGCTTCTTGAAGTATTTGATCATCTGTAGTAATAACTCTTGCGTTAGCCTGGTACGCTCTTTGTGCTGTAATAAGGCTGATAAACTCTCTTGAAATGTCAACGTTCGAAAGTTCTAAGAATCCGCTTCTTACTTTACTCAAAATTCCTCCAAGTGTGATAGCCGGAGTAAATGTTTGAGTATTTGGTAAATATAAATTATTACCTTTTCTAACAAGCACTTCTTTATCTCTAAATGTCGCTACTGCAAGCCTTGCAATATTTTTAACATTTCCGTTTGAATACATACCTTTTATAGTGCCATCTTCAGCAACGGCAACTCCAAGCAAATCTCCTTTAGCAAAACCATCTTGCTTTGCATAGAATATAAAATCTGAAGCTACTTGTTTTATTTTAGAAACATCAACAGTAATTGACTGTGGAGAGGCTGCTCCATTTGTTAAAGTTAAAGATAATGTAAATGGAGAACCTGATGTTAAATTTCCATCTGTATCAAATTGTAAAGTTGAATCTCCTACTTGTGTTGTTAAATCGTTATCCTTATACGCATAAACTTTCCAAGTGTTTGCACCTGTTTTTTGAAAATAGAAAGATAAAGTATGCGGATTTCCAAGAGAATCATAAACAGTCATTGAATTTACATAATTGAATGTAGTTGAATCTGTTGGATTAAAAGTTGCAGATATAACATTTGACCTTGAGTCTAAATTTGTTGGTTCAACAAGATATATTTTTGTTGTTATCGTTGGATTAATAGCATAAGGAACGTTTATTTTATCTAAAGCTCTTGCGATATTACCATTATCATCAAGCATCCATCCTTGTAATTTCATTCCATCAACGTTCACTAAATCTCCGTTTGCATCCAATCTAAACTGCCCCGCCCTTGTATAATAAATAGTTCCTTGGTTGTCTTTAACCATAAAAAATCCTTCTCCATCTAATGCAAGGTCAGTTGGAGAGTTTGTATTCATAAAAGACCCTTGTGAAAAGTCTTTTGTAGTAAGGGTAATAAAAGATCCGCCGCCAATTTCTGTGTTTTTAGGCGTACTGTTAGCAAAAGTTGTTAAACTATGGGCGATTAAATCTTCAAAAGTAACTCTTTCTGATTTAAAACCAATCGTATTAACATTGGCAATATTGTCAGATATCACATTTAACCATTGCTGATTTCCGTTTAATCCGGTTATTGCTGTATAAAATGACTGTAGCATGGCTGTCCCTCCTTTACATGCTTATTTCTAATATTTTATCTAAGGACACATTGACATTATTAATTTTCGCACTTAAACTACCGTTATCTTTTAATATACTATTTACAATTCCTGTTGAGTAAATAGTCACCTGGACATCATTTCCGGCAGAATCTTTTGCTGATACCAATACTTTATAATAACCATCCGTTAAATTTTGATTTTCTATTGATAAAGGATATATAGTATTACCATTTAAATTTGTAAACTCTTTTTGTTCAACTATATTGCCGTTAGAATCTACCAATGAAACTTTAACGTTTTGTGCTGGAGCATTTAATTTAAACTCGATGCTTGATTGACCTTGTGATACATAAGTCTGATTTCCTTCATACTTAACTTTTTTTCCTATCATTGAAGATGCGTTTACTATGCTGTTTGTAAATGTTGAAAGCGTATCTACTAATTTTTGTATACTGTCTAAAGATTCCATCTGCCTAAGTTTAACACTGTTGTCTATGAAATCCGAGATATCCTTGGCGTTCAATGGATCTTGCCACTTTAAGTCTGCAAGGAGTACTTTAAGAAAATCATTTTGACTCATCTTAGAGTTATCATAATTAGCATCAACAATCTTTGGTTTATTGGACGTAGCTAAATCTGGAAACGTTGTTAATGAGGTGTCTATCATCTTAATTCACCCCCTATATTTGTAAAATAGTTTAACACATTTTTTAAATCATCAATACTTTTTTTAAAATCAATCTTTTCGTTTATATCTTGTTTAATAAAATCTTCTATAATCGGATGCATTTTAATTGCTAAATCTACTTCCTTAGAAGACCCTTCTTTATAAAGTCCTAAATTTATCATATCTTCCATTTCTCTATACTTTGCCTCTAAGCTTATAATTTTTGATTGATATAACATTATTTCATCATCAACAAGCTGGGGCATTAATCTGCTTATACTTTTTAGAATATCAATAGCGGGATAAATTCTTTTATTTGCAATTTGCCTTGATAATACAATATGACCATCTAAAAATGAAATAGCAGCATCTGCTATAGGGTCGTTTTGAATTTCATCACCTTCAACCAAAACTGTGTATATTCCTGTAATACTTCCTTTATTTTTAAAATTTCCGGCTTGCTCTATAATTCTTGGTAGAAGTGTAAACACTGATGGAGTGTATCCTTTGGTCGTTGGCGGTTCTCCTGCAGATAGTCCTATCTCTCTTTGTGCCATAGCTACTCTTGTTAAAGAGTCTAAAAGATAGAGCACATTCTTGCCAATGTCTGAAAAGTATCTCGCTATAGCAAGAGAAGTCATAACTGCTCTTATTTTTGCTAAAGGCGGCATGTCGGAAGTAGCTACAACAACCACAGATTTTTTTAATCCCTCTTCTTTTAGGCTATCTTCAATAAACTCTCTGACTTCTCTGCCTCTTTCGCCTATCAAAGCTATTATGTTTACATCACTTTTTGTGAACCTTGAGATCATTCCTAAGAGGGTACTTTTTCCAACACCTGCACCGGCGAGAATTCCCATTCTTTGCCCTTTTCCAACGGTAAACAAAGCGTTTACTGCTCTAACTCCTAAATCTAAGACTTCTGTAACTCTTTCTCTTTCCAAAGGATTTATAGCTTCAAGTTTAAGATAATAGCTATTAGAATAGTTAATTTTTTCTTTATTTAAAGGTCTTCCAAAAGGGTCTACAATAGCTCCAAGCAAATCCAAGCCTACAAATACAGACGGCTTTGTGTAGCAAACCTCTATAGGACTATTAACTTTTATGCCGTCCAAATTTTCATAACTCATCAACAATGCTGTACCGTCTTTAAATCCAATTACCTCTGATTCTATAGATTTATCTATTATGCACTTGTCTCCAATGCTAACTTTTGGAATGAGTGCTTCTATAGTATTGCCTATAACTTTTTTTACTTTCCCAATGGCTTTATATTTCGGATAGTTTTTTAATCTCTCTTTTAATTTCATCTTTTACAATCTCTATCTTTTCCCTAAATTTATTTTCTATTTTTCCATTATCAAACTCAATAATAAAATCATTTCCTTTTAAATTTTCGTCTATTTCTAAAGATACACTAGATAGAAATTTTTGCAACAATTCTAAATTTTGGTCTTTACTGATTTTAATTTTTAATACTTTAAATTCCCTTAGCTCTTCTAATATCTCATTTATTTTTTCAGCAACTTCCTTAGGGTCTTTTTCGTGAATGTACAGAAACTCTAAGATTTCTGCTATACTATCAGAGATTATTTCCGATATTTTTGCTAAATATATTTGATAATGCTGTTTCAAGGCGTTTTGTATTTTCTCAATAGTATCTTCAGCTTGTTTAATTTCGGCGTTATATTTGTCGTTAAAGCTTGCTTCTATTTCTTTTATTTTTTGTTCCAACGCATTTTTATACTTTTCTTTTAAGGACTTTATAGCATCTTCAAAGCCTTTTTTATAAGCATTCTTCTTCTCTACTTCAATTTGTTTCAATAATTGATTAATTTGATTTTTCAAAGCCTCAATTTCTTTCTCTAAATTATTGCCATTTTCTTTTTCTTCTAAATTTTCAGAAATATTTTTAAGCTGAGTAAAATCTGTTAAATTCAGCTTCATTTTTTAGTATCTTCTTTAATCCATTTAGTTATGATATTTGCTATCATTTGAGGATTTTCTTCAGCTATTTCCAATATTTTTAGATATTCAGGTAATTTTTCTATTTCAGACACTAAACCTTTTTCTTCTTCATATTTTTTTGCTAATGCTTCAGCAGCAACCCCGGCTAATTGTGTTGAAGGAACAGTGGTAGTAGTAACAATCTCTTCTTTTTTCTGTTTTTTCTTGATAAAAATGAATGCTAATAAGCCTAGTATAAGCAAAAGCAGTATTCCTGCAATTATATA
Proteins encoded in this region:
- the fliR gene encoding flagellar biosynthetic protein FliR; translated protein: MVLITPDQAITVALIFSRIIAFFMAFPLISSPIIPHNVKVLLVVSFAYFTMLNFNIKLEIKEYDLLIFLTLILKEVFIGFSLGIIVNIFIGAFSYAAEIISYLMGLTVLNMFNPAFGQTSVLSGYFLFLFYLLFFISGAYQIFIGALFKSFEVIPLSSFNINNGVFEFIIKKSSDIFLLSFQMAFPFILVLLVFNMVLALINRLIPQMNVFMVGLPAQIFIGFVILIFASSLIISVGLNFIDKMTNYYLTLMKIFGR
- the fliQ gene encoding flagellar biosynthesis protein FliQ, with the translated sequence MTIDMAVNLTSDMFKITVLVAGPVILITFIVGLLISIFQAATQINEMTITFVPKIIAAVIGLIIFGSWMTTKLVDYTKEVLMMILKIVQ
- the fliP gene encoding flagellar type III secretion system pore protein FliP (The bacterial flagellar biogenesis protein FliP forms a type III secretion system (T3SS)-type pore required for flagellar assembly.) codes for the protein MIFQLNNLDITNKIIPPSEARKKSHDILNFSHNLYLIISIIIVLTLLNFSFSYADTFSETLAGFNRLDTTLKILLLITIISIAPALLISMTAFVRIVIVLSLLRHALGIPTAPPNQVIVGLALFLTIFVMKPTFEKINEVSISPYLKRQISDIQAIENAKEPLKEFMLKNTRKEDLKLFLDLANEKPLSPKDISISTLIPAFMISEIKTAFEIVFIIYLPFLVIDFIVASILMSMGMMMIPPMFISLPFKLMLFVLADGFELLVKALVSSYK
- a CDS encoding FliM/FliN family flagellar motor switch protein, which translates into the protein MREDMEVEEIIYKKISLIKYIKIPIVIELARLKKDFEFLLNLKEGDIIDFEKNIEDFVNIYFLNEKAGFGELVNVNGKYGVRLVDLMK
- a CDS encoding flagellar basal body-associated FliL family protein; the encoded protein is MAEEKENQEQQEEKGGGKKKLIIILIPILLLVLGGGGFFAYNTFFAKEEKEKPPEKIANEIKKAEEQGVELEVGTFVANLADKDADRYIKVTIIMEVQNEKVKEEATKRMPQIKDAINTLLFTKTSEELKSPEGIEKLKEEIIKRTNAILPLGGVKNVYFTEFIIQTS
- a CDS encoding flagellar hook protein FlgE, with translation MLQSFYTAITGLNGNQQWLNVISDNIANVNTIGFKSERVTFEDLIAHSLTTFANSTPKNTEIGGGSFITLTTKDFSQGSFMNTNSPTDLALDGEGFFMVKDNQGTIYYTRAGQFRLDANGDLVNVDGMKLQGWMLDDNGNIARALDKINVPYAINPTITTKIYLVEPTNLDSRSNVISATFNPTDSTTFNYVNSMTVYDSLGNPHTLSFYFQKTGANTWKVYAYKDNDLTTQVGDSTLQFDTDGNLTSGSPFTLSLTLTNGAASPQSITVDVSKIKQVASDFIFYAKQDGFAKGDLLGVAVAEDGTIKGMYSNGNVKNIARLAVATFRDKEVLVRKGNNLYLPNTQTFTPAITLGGILSKVRSGFLELSNVDISREFISLITAQRAYQANARVITTDDQILQEAMNIKR
- a CDS encoding flagellar hook capping FlgD N-terminal domain-containing protein, translating into MIDTSLTTFPDLATSNKPKIVDANYDNSKMSQNDFLKVLLADLKWQDPLNAKDISDFIDNSVKLRQMESLDSIQKLVDTLSTFTNSIVNASSMIGKKVKYEGNQTYVSQGQSSIEFKLNAPAQNVKVSLVDSNGNIVEQKEFTNLNGNTIYPLSIENQNLTDGYYKVLVSAKDSAGNDVQVTIYSTGIVNSILKDNGSLSAKINNVNVSLDKILEISM
- a CDS encoding FliI/YscN family ATPase, which codes for MKLKERLKNYPKYKAIGKVKKVIGNTIEALIPKVSIGDKCIIDKSIESEVIGFKDGTALLMSYENLDGIKVNSPIEVCYTKPSVFVGLDLLGAIVDPFGRPLNKEKINYSNSYYLKLEAINPLERERVTEVLDLGVRAVNALFTVGKGQRMGILAGAGVGKSTLLGMISRFTKSDVNIIALIGERGREVREFIEDSLKEEGLKKSVVVVATSDMPPLAKIRAVMTSLAIARYFSDIGKNVLYLLDSLTRVAMAQREIGLSAGEPPTTKGYTPSVFTLLPRIIEQAGNFKNKGSITGIYTVLVEGDEIQNDPIADAAISFLDGHIVLSRQIANKRIYPAIDILKSISRLMPQLVDDEIMLYQSKIISLEAKYREMEDMINLGLYKEGSSKEVDLAIKMHPIIEDFIKQDINEKIDFKKSIDDLKNVLNYFTNIGGELR
- a CDS encoding FliH/SctL family protein; this translates as MKLNLTDFTQLKNISENLEEKENGNNLEKEIEALKNQINQLLKQIEVEKKNAYKKGFEDAIKSLKEKYKNALEQKIKEIEASFNDKYNAEIKQAEDTIEKIQNALKQHYQIYLAKISEIISDSIAEILEFLYIHEKDPKEVAEKINEILEELREFKVLKIKISKDQNLELLQKFLSSVSLEIDENLKGNDFIIEFDNGKIENKFREKIEIVKDEIKREIKKLSEI